Proteins from one Oscillatoria nigro-viridis PCC 7112 genomic window:
- a CDS encoding CHAT domain-containing protein yields the protein MKNANLKIKKVALFICPFSLLIFNTFAQAQPIVPAADGTGTVVTPSGNRYDINGGSLSGDGANLFHSFGQFGLNEGQIANFLTNSAIQNILARIAGGEASLINGLITVTGGNSNLFLINPAGIVFGPNASLNVPAAFTATTATGVGFGSNWFNAAGTNNFSALVGTPNAFYFGAGVPGSIVNAGNLAVTPGQNLALLGGTVVSTGQLSAAGGQITVAAVGGDNVIRISQPGHLLSLEIATGGNFGNFQQTLNPVSLPQLLTGTGQNQAAGVAVADDGSVRLVGSGLQVNSGDVAIAANVSGLPQLNAGSANLRAAENLTLAGARLQTAGDLTLLGRDAVRVRDSAQNPFLAKAGGNLYIQADRTIDILTQNAIGGLSLPPQFQSGGNLSLVSNGVISGDSHFVSGGNFSIRNLSGMPGNFVSLFDPIISSEADVFLGDYTGVSLKVEAKGSIVAEDITITGPDIALGTENVSGDPDIAILTRSPALILRAGVANLLNPVSNSLGENSIFTSPLLSSNLISVENISAAGPVILSAPGSIATRDINGGEISLESREAGVLAGGRLTSSSTINIQANDNIILTSDISRADINGSISLNTVRGNIVTGSIDTGTSGAIELRAFGNVNFGTLQGSNVDITSNSGAVGVLTDPNTIVPNTTPVNITATENINLTAFRDLTVGNLTAATVSASSSNGRVNTGAIATTGDVRILAGQQINTGAITVNPAATNPVNPVIPTVNLDALTNISVDAINAPAATIALRATSNLNAGSLLGRSVDLKSDRGNIAIGNTTSIGNINIIGSVNVNSGDLRGARVNVNSNSGSIGIGRATATQNPVNLTAPLDVNSGDLRGVGANVNSSSGRINIGNTDATTGNVNLTAPLDVNSGDLRGVAVDVTSSRGTVSTGNISAAESVGILAGNEIAIGRINVNPVVSADRTSTVNLNAQNDIGVASIEAPGGNVEIATPGLVRVTGTFDQNGTPVSISTLGDTQPGKVTIRHGGGDVNPPTAFSVGDATTNGTAGAIASNGVGTIARGQSFINSYTQGNSAIVTTNQPTNPDNPNNPLNPDNPNNPLNPDNPNNPINPDNPNNPLNPDNPNNPLNPDNPLNPLNPDNPLNPLNPDNPNNPLNPINPNNPINPNNPNSPPISPRDRFPLDRGRLLFPDPNQPFSRQQRQNQNRISRDIGKPGDRMPPERMQFPRGLRNFIDSKIRDSVIQPAFRGDIGRNLEAGKISAALSLLDKSFSQEFGEYFGLNLRDELISPDEIKIKLASVGQETVTKPSLIYLFSQPEKLNLMLITSCGEVVHKSVPAANREALLKVVTQFRDEITKPGVRATTSYLPSSQQLYKWMIAPLEDSLKKCGTDTISFVVDRGLRGMPFAALHDGQQFLVEKYNLSLMPSINLTDTRYVDIRNSQVLAMGASEFSELNPLPAVPAEIAAISREWPGVSFLNEGFTLDNLKRQHQSRPFGIIHLATHGEFRPGVPNNSFIQLWNSRLRLDQLRDLRLNDPQVNLLVLSACRTAVGDAQAELGFGGLALQAGVQTALGSLWYVSDEGTLGLMSEFYQQLKTARIKGAALRQAQIAMLRGDVRLEGGRLRGSSRGEGVELPASLQGFADLKLSHPYYWSAFVMIGSPW from the coding sequence ATGAAAAATGCCAACTTAAAGATTAAAAAGGTTGCGCTATTTATTTGTCCGTTTTCTTTGTTAATTTTTAATACTTTCGCGCAAGCACAGCCCATAGTGCCTGCTGCTGACGGTACGGGTACTGTTGTCACTCCCAGCGGCAACCGCTATGATATCAACGGCGGCAGTTTGTCGGGAGACGGCGCGAATCTTTTTCACAGTTTTGGGCAGTTTGGCTTGAATGAAGGTCAAATTGCTAATTTTCTGACTAATTCGGCTATTCAGAATATATTAGCTCGAATTGCTGGCGGGGAGGCTTCGTTAATTAACGGTTTAATTACTGTCACGGGCGGCAATTCTAATCTGTTTCTAATTAATCCTGCGGGGATTGTGTTTGGCCCGAACGCGAGTTTGAATGTGCCGGCGGCTTTTACTGCAACTACTGCTACTGGTGTCGGTTTTGGTTCAAATTGGTTTAATGCTGCGGGTACAAATAATTTTAGCGCCTTGGTTGGTACGCCAAATGCTTTTTATTTTGGTGCGGGTGTACCGGGAAGTATTGTTAATGCTGGCAATTTGGCTGTGACTCCGGGGCAAAATTTGGCTTTGCTTGGCGGTACGGTTGTCAGTACCGGGCAGTTGTCGGCTGCGGGCGGGCAAATTACTGTTGCTGCTGTTGGGGGAGATAATGTTATCCGCATTAGTCAACCGGGGCATTTGTTGAGTTTGGAAATAGCAACTGGCGGAAATTTTGGCAATTTTCAACAGACTTTGAATCCTGTTTCTTTGCCGCAGTTGCTGACAGGTACTGGGCAAAATCAGGCGGCGGGTGTTGCGGTTGCCGATGACGGTTCTGTTCGGCTTGTGGGTTCTGGTTTGCAGGTGAATTCTGGGGATGTGGCGATTGCTGCTAATGTGTCTGGGCTGCCGCAGTTGAATGCGGGAAGTGCGAATTTACGGGCTGCGGAAAATCTCACGTTAGCGGGCGCTAGGCTGCAAACTGCGGGGGATTTGACTTTGCTGGGCCGGGATGCGGTGCGGGTCAGGGACAGCGCCCAGAATCCTTTTTTGGCAAAGGCTGGGGGGAATTTATACATTCAGGCCGATCGCACTATTGATATTCTGACTCAAAATGCGATCGGCGGCTTGTCTCTTCCCCCGCAATTCCAAAGCGGCGGCAATTTGAGTTTGGTTAGCAACGGCGTTATTTCGGGGGATTCTCACTTTGTTTCTGGTGGCAATTTTTCGATTCGCAATTTGTCGGGAATGCCGGGAAACTTTGTCAGTTTATTTGACCCGATTATCAGTTCAGAAGCAGATGTTTTCTTGGGAGATTATACCGGAGTTTCGCTGAAAGTCGAGGCGAAGGGGAGCATTGTTGCCGAAGATATTACAATTACCGGCCCCGATATTGCATTGGGTACGGAAAATGTGAGTGGCGATCCAGATATTGCTATTTTAACCAGAAGTCCGGCCTTAATTCTGCGGGCGGGAGTGGCAAATCTGCTAAATCCTGTTAGTAACAGTTTAGGTGAAAATTCAATATTTACAAGTCCACTTTTATCAAGCAATTTGATTTCGGTTGAAAATATTTCTGCAGCCGGGCCCGTGATTTTATCAGCGCCGGGAAGTATCGCAACTAGAGATATTAATGGCGGTGAAATTAGTCTCGAAAGTAGGGAAGCAGGAGTGCTAGCTGGGGGCAGATTAACGTCTAGTTCTACAATTAATATTCAAGCTAATGACAATATTATATTGACAAGTGACATTTCTCGTGCTGATATCAACGGCAGTATTAGTCTGAATACTGTTCGAGGTAATATAGTAACAGGGTCGATCGATACTGGGACTTCGGGGGCGATCGAACTCAGAGCTTTTGGCAATGTGAATTTTGGGACTTTGCAGGGATCTAATGTTGATATTACCAGTAACTCCGGGGCAGTGGGAGTGTTGACCGATCCCAATACCATCGTGCCTAATACTACACCAGTCAATATCACAGCAACTGAAAATATCAATTTGACAGCTTTTAGGGACTTAACGGTAGGCAATCTCACCGCTGCGACTGTCAGTGCTAGCAGCAGCAATGGGCGTGTTAATACGGGTGCGATCGCTACTACCGGAGATGTCAGAATTTTAGCCGGACAGCAAATCAACACAGGGGCAATAACTGTTAATCCTGCCGCCACAAATCCAGTTAATCCCGTTATCCCTACAGTCAATCTGGACGCCCTAACTAATATTAGCGTTGATGCCATCAATGCTCCGGCGGCTACGATTGCTTTGAGAGCAACCAGCAACTTAAATGCAGGGAGTTTGCTGGGGAGATCGGTCGATCTCAAGAGCGATCGGGGAAATATTGCGATCGGCAATACTACATCTATTGGGAATATTAATATAATAGGTTCGGTCAATGTAAATTCAGGGGATTTGCGGGGAGCAAGAGTTAATGTAAATAGCAATTCGGGAAGTATTGGTATTGGACGCGCTACAGCAACACAAAATCCTGTCAATTTAACAGCGCCGCTCGATGTGAATTCAGGGGATTTGCGGGGCGTGGGAGCTAATGTAAATAGCAGCTCGGGAAGGATTAATATTGGCAATACCGACGCCACAACAGGAAATGTCAATTTAACAGCGCCGCTCGATGTGAATTCAGGGGATTTGCGGGGAGTTGCAGTTGATGTCACTAGCAGCAGGGGAACTGTCAGCACTGGTAATATAAGTGCTGCCGAAAGTGTGGGAATTTTAGCGGGGAACGAAATCGCAATTGGGCGAATAAATGTTAATCCTGTTGTTAGTGCCGATCGCACTTCTACAGTAAATCTTAACGCTCAAAATGATATTGGTGTTGCATCGATCGAGGCTCCGGGCGGTAATGTTGAGATCGCAACTCCGGGTTTAGTTCGAGTGACGGGTACTTTTGACCAAAACGGCACTCCTGTTAGCATCTCGACTCTTGGCGACACTCAACCCGGTAAAGTTACGATCCGCCACGGCGGGGGCGATGTGAATCCGCCGACGGCTTTTTCGGTGGGAGATGCGACGACTAACGGTACTGCTGGGGCGATCGCCAGTAATGGTGTGGGTACGATTGCTCGGGGGCAATCTTTTATCAATTCTTACACTCAAGGCAATAGTGCGATCGTCACTACCAACCAACCCACTAATCCCGACAATCCGAATAATCCCCTCAATCCCGACAATCCGAATAATCCCCTCAATCCCGACAATCCGAATAATCCCATCAATCCCGACAATCCGAATAATCCCCTCAATCCCGACAATCCGAATAATCCCCTCAATCCCGACAATCCCCTCAATCCCCTCAATCCCGACAATCCCCTCAATCCCCTCAATCCCGACAATCCGAATAATCCCCTCAATCCCATCAATCCGAATAATCCCATAAATCCCAATAACCCCAATTCGCCCCCAATATCACCAAGGGATAGATTTCCATTAGATCGAGGGCGATTGCTTTTCCCCGATCCCAACCAACCCTTTAGCCGCCAACAGCGACAGAACCAAAATAGAATATCGCGAGATATAGGAAAACCCGGAGACAGGATGCCGCCCGAAAGAATGCAATTTCCCAGAGGACTCAGAAATTTCATCGATTCAAAAATCAGAGATTCTGTTATTCAGCCGGCATTTCGCGGCGACATCGGCAGGAATTTGGAGGCAGGCAAAATATCGGCAGCTTTGTCTCTGCTGGACAAATCTTTCAGCCAAGAATTCGGGGAATATTTCGGTCTCAACCTCAGAGACGAACTGATATCTCCAGACGAAATTAAAATAAAATTAGCATCCGTGGGGCAAGAAACTGTCACGAAACCCAGCTTAATTTATCTGTTCTCGCAACCGGAAAAATTAAATTTAATGCTAATAACTTCTTGCGGTGAAGTTGTTCACAAAAGCGTGCCGGCCGCGAACCGGGAAGCACTGCTGAAAGTTGTAACTCAGTTCAGGGATGAGATTACCAAACCGGGGGTGCGGGCTACTACAAGTTATCTACCATCTTCGCAACAGCTTTATAAGTGGATGATTGCGCCTTTAGAGGACAGTTTGAAAAAGTGCGGAACTGATACTATTTCCTTTGTTGTCGATCGGGGTTTGAGAGGTATGCCCTTTGCTGCTTTGCACGACGGACAACAATTTTTGGTGGAAAAGTACAATCTCAGCCTGATGCCCAGCATTAATTTAACAGATACTCGCTACGTAGATATCAGAAATTCTCAAGTTTTAGCAATGGGTGCCTCGGAATTTTCCGAGTTGAATCCTTTACCTGCGGTTCCTGCTGAAATAGCTGCTATTTCCAGAGAGTGGCCGGGAGTTAGTTTTCTGAATGAGGGTTTCACTTTGGATAATTTGAAGCGACAGCATCAAAGCCGACCTTTTGGCATTATTCACTTAGCTACTCACGGCGAATTTCGACCTGGAGTACCGAATAATTCTTTTATTCAGTTGTGGAATAGTCGGCTGCGACTGGATCAATTGCGGGATTTGAGATTGAACGATCCGCAGGTGAATCTGTTAGTTTTAAGTGCTTGTCGGACTGCGGTGGGAGATGCACAGGCGGAGTTGGGTTTTGGGGGGTTGGCGCTGCAAGCGGGGGTGCAAACGGCTTTGGGGAGTTTGTGGTACGTGAGTGATGAAGGTACTTTGGGATTGATGAGTGAGTTTTACCAGCAGTTGAAGACGGCGCGAATTAAGGGGGCGGCGCTGCGACAAGCGCAAATTGCGATGTTGCGGGGAGATGTGCGTTTGGAGGGGGGAAGATTGCGGGGTTCGAGTCGGGGTGAGGGGGTGGAGTTGCCGGCTTCGCTGCAAGGGTTTGCGGATTTAAAGTTGTCGCATCCTTATTATTGGTCGGCTTTTGTGATGATTGGGAGTCCTTGGTAA
- a CDS encoding acyltransferase family protein yields MSDLAQQKLSSSRISWIDNLRAFGILSIVLVHTGRLDSGLDLYAASFFMPLFFLISGFFVKESIRQEKFIEFVKIKAQRLLIPYLSFGIFSYIMWFFIIGKIKKDALPINPIVHFLTNIIYGVGGWGWLDFNITLWFFPCLFVTELLFFFLIRLPSRKSLGVALFSLSVIGYFFFKVVDIQKFRLPFGIDIALTAVVFYGLGYLVKPYVLNDSFKVWYQWPLLLLGTLAYIVFSNLNQQSAFIIGNFGNNYFFFYLAALSGILFWAQISRLIKPNKLLTEIGKNTLVIFPLHLLLFPFFTGVLVYVFKVPKSSLEHSNIVALAYTILSALILIPIAWGLNRYVPFLLGYNRQKKSINQ; encoded by the coding sequence ATGAGTGACCTAGCGCAACAAAAATTAAGTAGCAGTCGAATTTCTTGGATTGACAACTTAAGAGCTTTTGGTATTTTATCGATCGTATTGGTGCATACAGGGCGTCTAGATAGTGGACTTGATTTATATGCAGCTTCATTTTTTATGCCTTTATTTTTCTTGATTTCTGGATTTTTTGTCAAAGAATCTATTCGACAAGAGAAATTTATTGAATTTGTAAAAATCAAGGCTCAACGGCTACTAATTCCTTATTTAAGCTTTGGCATTTTTAGCTACATAATGTGGTTTTTCATAATAGGGAAAATCAAGAAAGATGCGCTGCCGATTAATCCAATAGTACATTTTTTAACTAATATTATATACGGAGTCGGGGGTTGGGGATGGCTAGATTTTAATATTACGCTCTGGTTCTTTCCCTGTTTGTTTGTCACGGAATTACTCTTCTTTTTCCTAATTCGTTTACCCTCTCGTAAAAGCCTAGGAGTTGCCCTGTTTAGTTTATCTGTTATTGGCTACTTTTTCTTTAAAGTGGTCGATATCCAAAAATTTAGACTGCCATTTGGCATTGACATTGCCTTAACAGCGGTAGTTTTCTATGGCCTAGGCTACTTAGTTAAACCTTATGTTTTGAATGATAGCTTTAAAGTGTGGTATCAGTGGCCACTTTTGCTACTGGGAACGTTAGCTTATATCGTGTTTTCAAATCTCAATCAGCAAAGTGCTTTTATTATTGGAAATTTTGGTAATAACTATTTCTTTTTTTACTTGGCAGCACTGTCTGGAATATTATTTTGGGCACAGATTTCTCGATTGATTAAGCCGAATAAGCTGTTAACAGAAATCGGTAAAAATACTCTGGTTATTTTTCCGCTGCATCTGTTGCTATTTCCATTTTTTACAGGTGTTTTAGTCTATGTATTTAAAGTACCTAAAAGTTCCCTAGAACACTCCAATATTGTTGCGTTAGCTTACACTATATTATCTGCATTGATCCTGATTCCGATCGCTTGGGGTTTGAATCGCTATGTGCCATTTTTACTGGGCTACAACCGTCAAAAAAAAAGTATCAACCAGTGA
- the rph gene encoding ribonuclease PH, producing MSFQRPDGRQPNQLRPISFDREFTKFASGSVLAKSGDTQVLCSVTIKPGVPRFLENTGQGWLTAEYRMLPGSTPQRQEREFMKLSGRTQEIQRLIGRSLRSCLDMQLLGERTILVDADVLQADAGTRTTSITGGFVAVADALNKLVQKGDLVRSPLIRQVAAVSVGLLEGEPFLDLNYVEDVAAEIDCNVVMNGDLNIIEIQGTAEEGSFSRSQLNQILDVAEIGIQELLEAQRQALVE from the coding sequence ATGTCTTTCCAGCGTCCCGACGGCAGACAACCAAATCAACTTCGTCCGATTAGTTTCGATCGAGAGTTTACCAAATTTGCTAGCGGTTCCGTGCTCGCAAAAAGTGGCGATACTCAGGTACTTTGCAGCGTTACAATCAAGCCGGGAGTGCCGAGATTTCTGGAGAATACCGGACAAGGTTGGCTGACAGCGGAATACCGAATGTTGCCGGGATCTACGCCGCAGCGACAAGAGCGGGAATTTATGAAATTATCGGGACGGACTCAAGAGATTCAGCGGTTGATTGGGCGCAGTTTGCGATCGTGCTTGGATATGCAACTATTGGGAGAACGCACAATACTTGTCGATGCGGATGTTTTGCAAGCGGACGCGGGGACTCGCACGACTTCAATTACTGGCGGGTTTGTGGCTGTGGCTGATGCTTTGAACAAGTTGGTGCAAAAAGGTGATTTAGTGCGATCGCCCTTGATTCGCCAAGTGGCGGCCGTGTCTGTGGGACTTTTGGAAGGCGAGCCGTTTTTAGATTTGAATTATGTGGAAGATGTGGCGGCGGAAATTGATTGTAATGTGGTGATGAATGGAGATTTGAATATCATCGAAATTCAGGGAACTGCAGAAGAAGGAAGTTTCAGTAGGAGTCAGTTAAATCAAATTTTGGATGTGGCAGAAATAGGGATTCAGGAATTGTTGGAGGCTCAGCGGCAAGCTTTAGTTGAGTAG
- a CDS encoding adenylate kinase family protein translates to MRLVILGGPGAGKGTQAEKLCSKVSIPLLAVGDILRAEIAGETDLGKLAVSYVEKGELVPDEILIRFIGRRLLLWDVFNGWVLEGYPRTAFQAEELDFLLDDLAQELDWAIWLKVPIEVLRSRSIERDRSDDHPEILQRRLDLFHERTIPLLEYYEYRNKLLTVNGDQSPEQVQQDLLKLLEAKVK, encoded by the coding sequence GTGAGATTGGTGATTCTGGGAGGGCCAGGAGCGGGGAAGGGAACGCAAGCTGAAAAACTGTGCAGCAAAGTGAGCATTCCTTTGCTTGCAGTAGGGGACATTCTCCGCGCGGAAATCGCCGGTGAAACAGACTTGGGCAAGTTGGCGGTGTCTTATGTGGAAAAAGGGGAGCTAGTTCCCGATGAAATTTTGATTCGATTTATCGGCCGCCGGCTGCTGCTGTGGGATGTCTTTAATGGCTGGGTATTGGAGGGATATCCGCGAACGGCTTTTCAAGCTGAGGAGTTGGATTTTTTGCTGGACGATTTGGCGCAGGAGCTAGATTGGGCGATTTGGTTGAAAGTGCCGATCGAGGTTTTGCGGAGCAGGTCGATCGAACGGGATCGATCGGATGACCACCCTGAAATTTTACAGCGCCGGCTCGATTTGTTCCACGAACGCACTATTCCTCTTTTAGAGTATTACGAATACCGCAACAAATTGTTAACTGTCAATGGCGACCAATCGCCTGAACAAGTCCAGCAGGATCTTCTCAAATTGCTCGAGGCTAAGGTCAAATAG
- a CDS encoding P-loop NTPase family protein: MVAQLQTPKLNLTHSLPYTVQGLVQVFTAPHRCFFTSVMAQALRIAGQGSPVLAVQFLKGGINQGHQHPVRLGQNLDWVRCDLSRCIENADLDELETRSIEQLWEYVQKAVREGRYSLVILDELSLAVNLGLIPEAEVVALIDSKPHHLDMIFTGPSMPQRILDVADQITEIRRS; this comes from the coding sequence ATGGTTGCTCAGTTACAAACCCCTAAACTCAATTTAACCCACAGCTTGCCCTACACAGTTCAAGGGCTGGTGCAAGTTTTTACAGCCCCGCACCGCTGCTTTTTTACCAGTGTCATGGCTCAAGCCCTCAGAATTGCAGGACAGGGATCTCCCGTGCTAGCGGTGCAGTTCCTCAAAGGGGGAATTAATCAAGGGCATCAGCATCCGGTGCGGCTGGGGCAAAATTTAGATTGGGTGCGCTGCGATTTGTCACGCTGCATTGAGAATGCCGATTTAGATGAGCTGGAGACGCGATCGATCGAACAATTGTGGGAGTATGTTCAAAAGGCGGTGCGCGAAGGTCGTTATTCCTTAGTTATTCTCGATGAATTGAGTTTAGCGGTTAATTTGGGCTTGATTCCCGAAGCCGAAGTGGTGGCATTGATTGACAGCAAGCCCCATCATTTGGATATGATTTTTACCGGGCCATCCATGCCCCAAAGAATTTTGGATGTTGCCGACCAAATTACTGAAATTCGCCGCAGTTAA
- a CDS encoding GUN4 domain-containing protein, whose amino-acid sequence MTYCLNLDCPRDKRQNPPGTKYCLNCGSKLLLKDLYAATEPLRDGGFGRTFRAVNHGKFEELCVIKQLSPPQDFQRKQGHFKKYVRLFEQEARRLYELKHPQIPQLISYFEEDGRLYLVQEFIDGNNLKDELDKYGAYSEIQTCELLLDLLPLLKFVHDRNVIHRDIKPENVIRRSRDSKLVLIDFGVSKQVVAAAPTKTGTKLGTPGYAALEQRHGRAVPASDLYSLGVTCIRLLTSVMPYLDIYGDIHDDLYDPLEGRWLWREALPKGTQISEDLGQVLDKLIQEYVKNRYKSAVEVLDALKPPVVVVPVLEKSQQATVISPAVPTQPVTETLLVSVNFESEKGIDYSHLARLLAAKNWRGADEETSVKMLEVMQQNSRGYLSEEDIRKFPAKDLQTIDRLWVRHSHRRFGFSVQKGLWLKLGGKPGVYDATVWEKFGDRVGWRVNSEWVYYSELNFTSKAKPGHLPGGTVFGWEGGVLCGVLGLGGIWFLLSRRDL is encoded by the coding sequence ATGACATACTGCCTTAATCTCGATTGCCCAAGAGACAAGCGTCAGAACCCACCAGGCACAAAGTATTGTCTTAATTGTGGTTCAAAGCTGCTGCTAAAAGACCTTTATGCAGCAACTGAACCGCTGCGCGACGGGGGATTTGGCAGGACTTTCCGAGCTGTTAATCATGGAAAATTTGAGGAATTGTGCGTGATAAAACAGTTGTCGCCCCCTCAAGATTTTCAGCGAAAGCAGGGTCATTTTAAAAAATATGTTCGACTTTTTGAACAAGAGGCAAGGCGGTTATACGAACTGAAGCACCCGCAAATTCCTCAGTTAATTTCTTATTTTGAGGAAGATGGGCGCTTGTATTTAGTCCAAGAGTTTATTGATGGGAATAATTTAAAGGATGAGTTAGATAAGTACGGTGCTTATAGCGAAATTCAAACTTGCGAACTGCTGTTAGATTTGTTGCCTTTATTGAAGTTTGTTCACGACAGAAATGTAATTCACCGCGATATTAAGCCTGAGAATGTGATCCGCAGATCTCGCGATAGTAAGTTAGTGCTGATAGATTTTGGGGTTTCCAAACAGGTAGTAGCTGCTGCTCCGACTAAAACTGGAACGAAGTTGGGAACTCCTGGCTACGCGGCTCTAGAACAGCGTCACGGTAGGGCTGTTCCTGCTAGCGACCTTTATAGTTTGGGGGTGACTTGCATTCGCTTGCTGACTTCTGTTATGCCTTATCTCGATATCTACGGGGACATTCACGATGACCTTTACGATCCGCTTGAAGGTCGGTGGCTTTGGAGGGAGGCTTTGCCAAAAGGAACACAAATTAGCGAGGATTTAGGTCAGGTTTTGGATAAGTTGATTCAGGAATATGTTAAGAATCGCTACAAATCGGCTGTGGAAGTTTTGGATGCTTTAAAACCTCCTGTTGTTGTTGTCCCCGTCCTGGAAAAGTCCCAGCAGGCAACGGTCATTAGTCCTGCGGTTCCGACTCAACCTGTGACTGAGACTCTGCTAGTTTCTGTGAATTTTGAGTCCGAAAAAGGTATTGATTATTCTCACTTGGCAAGGCTGCTGGCTGCTAAAAATTGGCGTGGTGCTGATGAGGAAACTTCTGTGAAAATGCTGGAGGTGATGCAGCAAAATTCACGGGGTTATTTGAGCGAGGAAGATATTAGGAAGTTTCCAGCTAAGGATTTGCAGACTATCGATCGACTTTGGGTGCGGCACAGTCACCGCAGATTCGGTTTTTCTGTGCAAAAGGGTTTGTGGCTCAAGTTGGGGGGAAAGCCTGGTGTTTATGATGCTACAGTTTGGGAGAAGTTTGGCGATCGAGTGGGCTGGCGGGTTAACAGCGAGTGGGTATACTATTCGGAGCTGAATTTTACTTCTAAAGCAAAGCCTGGACATTTGCCGGGGGGGACTGTTTTTGGGTGGGAAGGCGGGGTTTTGTGCGGTGTTTTGGGTTTGGGTGGGATCTGGTTTCTGCTGTCGCGACGGGATTTGTAG